A genome region from Strigops habroptila isolate Jane chromosome 12, bStrHab1.2.pri, whole genome shotgun sequence includes the following:
- the SAP30L gene encoding histone deacetylase complex subunit SAP30L isoform X1 — MNGFSTEEDSRDGPPAAPFYGQSCCLIDDGDRCVRPAGNASFSKRIQKSISQKKLKLDIDKSVRHLYICDFHKNFIQSVRNKRKRKTSDDGGDSPEHETDVPEVDLFQLQVNTLRRYKRHYKLQTRPGLNKAQLAETVSRHFRNIPVNEKETLAYFIYMVKNNKSRLDQKSEGSKQLE; from the exons ATGAATGGTTTCAGCACCGAGGAGGACAGCCGGGATGGGCCTCCCGCCGCCCCCTTTTAcggccagagctgctgcctcatcGACGACGGGGACCGCTGCGTGCGCCCCGCCGGCAACGCGTCCTTCAGCAAGAGGATCCAGAAGAGCATCTCGCAGAAGAAGCTGAAGCTGGACATCGACAAAAGT GTGAGGCATCTGTATATTTGTGATTTTCACAAGAACTTCATCCAGAGTGTCcgaaacaaaagaaagaggaagacaagTGATGATGGGGGTGACTCTCCTGAGCATGAAACGGATGTCCCGGAG GTTGACTTGTTCCAGCTCCAGGTGAACACCCTGCGACGTTACAAGAGACATTATAAGTTGCAGACTAGGCCTGGACTCAACAAGGCTCAGCTGGCAGAA ACTGTCAGTCGTCACTTCAGGAATATTCCTGTGAATGAGAAAGAGACACTTGCATATTTCATCTATATGGTGAAGAACAACAAGAGCAGGCTGGACCAGAAATCAGAAGGTAGCAAGCAACTAGAATGA
- the SAP30L gene encoding histone deacetylase complex subunit SAP30L isoform X2 has translation MNGFSTEEDSRDGPPAAPFYGQSCCLIDDGDRCVRPAGNASFSKRIQKSISQKKLKLDIDKSVRHLYICDFHKNFIQSVRNKRKRKTSDDGGDSPEHETDVPEVDLFQLQVNTLRRYKRHYKLQTRPGLNKAQLAELPPAMKDYLLRQFTMNVPRS, from the exons ATGAATGGTTTCAGCACCGAGGAGGACAGCCGGGATGGGCCTCCCGCCGCCCCCTTTTAcggccagagctgctgcctcatcGACGACGGGGACCGCTGCGTGCGCCCCGCCGGCAACGCGTCCTTCAGCAAGAGGATCCAGAAGAGCATCTCGCAGAAGAAGCTGAAGCTGGACATCGACAAAAGT GTGAGGCATCTGTATATTTGTGATTTTCACAAGAACTTCATCCAGAGTGTCcgaaacaaaagaaagaggaagacaagTGATGATGGGGGTGACTCTCCTGAGCATGAAACGGATGTCCCGGAG GTTGACTTGTTCCAGCTCCAGGTGAACACCCTGCGACGTTACAAGAGACATTATAAGTTGCAGACTAGGCCTGGACTCAACAAGGCTCAGCTGGCAGAA CTACCTCCTGCCATGAAGGACTACTTACTTAGGCAATTTACCATGAATGTGCCCAGgagttaa
- the HAND1 gene encoding heart- and neural crest derivatives-expressed protein 1: MNLVGGYQHHHHHHHHMLHDPFLLGPAARCHQERAYFPGWVLSPAEVTPELPGQSPSYGPAEYGPAGPGRLEALSGRLGRRKGVGGPKKERRRTESINSAFAELRECIPNVPADTKLSKIKTLRLATSYIAYLMEVLAKDSQPGDTEGFKAELKKADGRENKRKRETQPEVYSQPLGHGEKKLKGRTGWPQQVWALELNP, encoded by the exons ATGAACCTGGTAGGGGGCtaccagcaccaccaccaccaccaccaccacatgcTGCACGACCCCTTCCTCCTCGGGCCGGCGGCGCGGTGCCACCAGGAGCGAGCCTATTTCCCCGGCTGGGTGCTCAGCCCGGCCGAGGTGACCCCCGAGCTCCCCGGGCAAAGCCCGAGTTACGGCCCCGCCGAGTACGGCCCGGCCGGCCCGGGGCGGCTGGAGGCTCTCAGCGGTCGCCTGGGTCGACGGAAAGGGGTCGGGGGACCCAAGAAAGAGCGACGGAGGACGGAGAGCATCAACAGCGCCTTTGCCGAGCTCCGAGAGTGCATCCCCAACGTGCCCGCCGACACCAAACTATCCAAGATCAAGACCTTGCGCTTGGCCACCAGCTACATCGCCTACCTGATGGAGGTGCTGGCCAAGGACAGCCAGCCCGGGGACACCGAGGGCTTCAAAGCCGAGCTCAAGAAGGCCGACGGCAGGgagaacaagaggaaaagggagacg CAGCCCGAGGTCTACTCGCAGCCTTTGGGCCACGGCGAGAAGAAGCTGAAGGGCCGGACGGGCTGGCCCCAGCAGGTCTGGGCTCTGGAACTGAACCCCTGA